From a region of the Streptomyces sp. NBC_01454 genome:
- a CDS encoding glycosyltransferase family 4 protein, with the protein MHISFLIHNAYGIGGTIRTTFNLARTLADQHDVEIVSVLRHRDAPVFDLGPRVALRHLVDIRESGPGYEGADPAHARPARVFPAAEVRYRQYSELTDRRIAQHLGRTEADVLVGTRPGLNVHIAKQARRGPVRMGQEHLTLDTHHPELKLALRSAYPRLDAVTTVTEADARAYRRTLRLPGVRIEAVPNSVPAPAVEAADGSGKWVVAAGRLTRVKRYDVLIRAFAQVVAARPDWRLRIYGGGAEKAALRALIEELGLYNHVFLMGPANPLEAEWAKGSIAAVSSSLESFGMTIVEAMRCGLPVVATNCPHGPGEIIADGVDGKLVPVGDPQALAGSLLTLINDDDARIRMGGAALASSARFDPATVAGRYEDLFGELLARRRGSRLQCGLHRARGALLSGAYATKDAARAALRGVRTV; encoded by the coding sequence ATGCACATCTCATTCCTGATTCACAACGCGTACGGGATAGGGGGGACGATCCGCACCACGTTCAACCTGGCCCGCACGCTCGCCGACCAGCACGACGTCGAGATCGTCTCCGTCCTGCGCCACCGCGACGCGCCGGTCTTCGACCTCGGCCCGCGGGTCGCGCTGCGGCACCTCGTGGACATCAGGGAGAGCGGCCCCGGCTACGAGGGCGCGGATCCCGCGCACGCCCGCCCGGCCAGGGTCTTCCCCGCCGCCGAGGTCCGCTACCGCCAGTACAGCGAGCTCACCGACCGGCGGATCGCCCAGCATCTGGGCCGCACCGAGGCCGATGTCCTGGTCGGCACCCGGCCCGGACTCAATGTGCACATCGCCAAGCAGGCGCGCCGCGGCCCGGTCCGCATGGGCCAGGAGCACCTCACCCTGGACACCCATCACCCGGAGCTCAAGCTGGCGCTGCGCAGCGCCTATCCGCGCCTCGACGCGGTCACCACCGTCACCGAGGCCGACGCCCGCGCCTACCGCCGTACGCTGCGGCTGCCCGGTGTGCGCATCGAGGCGGTGCCCAACAGCGTGCCGGCGCCCGCCGTCGAGGCCGCCGACGGCAGCGGCAAGTGGGTCGTCGCCGCCGGCCGGCTCACCCGCGTCAAGCGCTACGACGTGCTCATCCGCGCCTTCGCCCAGGTCGTCGCCGCGCGCCCCGACTGGCGGCTGCGGATATACGGCGGCGGCGCGGAGAAGGCCGCGCTGCGCGCGCTGATCGAGGAACTCGGCCTGTACAACCACGTCTTCCTGATGGGCCCGGCCAACCCCCTGGAGGCCGAGTGGGCCAAGGGCTCGATCGCGGCCGTCTCCTCCAGCCTGGAGTCCTTCGGGATGACGATCGTCGAGGCCATGCGCTGCGGACTGCCGGTCGTCGCCACCAACTGCCCGCACGGCCCCGGCGAAATCATCGCCGACGGGGTGGACGGCAAGCTGGTGCCGGTCGGCGACCCGCAGGCGCTCGCCGGCTCCCTGCTCACGCTGATCAACGACGATGACGCCCGCATACGGATGGGCGGCGCCGCGCTGGCCTCCTCCGCCCGCTTCGACCCCGCCACGGTCGCCGGGCGCTACGAGGACCTTTTCGGGGAACTGCTCGCCCGCCGCCGGGGAAGCCGGCTGCAGTGCGGCCTGCATCGCGCCCGGGGAGCCCTGCTCAGCGGCGCGTACGCCACCAAGGATGCGGCCCGCGCCGCGCTGAGAGGGGTGCGGACGGTATGA
- a CDS encoding helix-turn-helix transcriptional regulator: MLETSARLLRLLSLLQSHREWSGAQLADRLDVTARTVRRDIDRLRELGYPVHSASGTAGGYRLGAGAELPPLLLDDDEAVAVAVGLRTAAAGGIEGIEETSVRALAKLEQVLPHRLQRRVGALNAFTVPMLGGGPRVDPNTLTELAHACRDCRRLRFDYTTHDGTRSRRTVEPHRLVCARRHWYLVAWDTDRADWRTYRVDRITPTPPHGPRFTPRPPPAEDLAAYVSHGISTGAYARQATVLVHAPLERAAERIGPAAGTLEAVDAQRCLLHTGAHSLDVMVVHLVLMGFDFEIREPPELLGHVREIRDRLSRALAAAPAADPPPGGADRTPGTRSGSSAGS; this comes from the coding sequence ATGTTGGAGACCTCGGCACGGCTGCTCCGCCTGCTTTCCCTGCTGCAGTCCCACCGGGAGTGGTCCGGCGCCCAGCTCGCCGACCGGCTCGATGTCACCGCGCGCACGGTGCGCCGGGACATCGACCGGCTGCGCGAGCTGGGCTACCCCGTCCACTCCGCGTCCGGGACGGCGGGCGGCTACCGCCTCGGCGCCGGCGCCGAACTCCCGCCGCTGCTGCTGGACGACGACGAGGCGGTGGCGGTCGCGGTGGGACTGCGCACCGCCGCGGCCGGCGGGATCGAGGGCATCGAGGAGACCTCCGTTCGCGCGCTGGCGAAGCTGGAGCAGGTGCTGCCGCACCGGCTGCAGCGCCGGGTCGGCGCGCTGAACGCCTTCACCGTGCCGATGCTCGGCGGCGGCCCCCGGGTGGACCCGAACACCCTCACCGAGCTCGCGCACGCCTGCCGGGACTGCCGGCGGCTCCGCTTCGACTACACCACCCATGACGGCACGCGCTCCCGCCGCACCGTGGAACCGCACCGCCTGGTCTGCGCCCGGCGCCACTGGTACCTCGTCGCCTGGGACACCGACCGCGCGGACTGGCGTACCTACCGCGTCGACCGCATCACCCCCACCCCGCCGCACGGCCCGCGCTTCACCCCGCGCCCCCCGCCGGCCGAGGACCTGGCCGCGTACGTCTCCCACGGCATCTCCACCGGCGCCTATGCCCGGCAGGCGACCGTGCTGGTGCACGCCCCGCTGGAGCGGGCCGCGGAGCGCATCGGCCCGGCCGCCGGGACGCTCGAGGCGGTCGACGCGCAGCGCTGCCTGCTGCACACCGGAGCCCACAGCCTCGACGTGATGGTGGTGCACCTGGTCCTGATGGGCTTCGACTTCGAGATCCGTGAGCCGCCCGAACTGCTCGGTCACGTACGGGAGATCAGGGACCGGCTGTCCCGGGCACTGGCAGCGGCGCCGGCTGCTGACCCACCTCCGGGTGGTGCAGATCGAACGCCGGGGACTCGGAGCGGATCTTCGGCAGGGTCGTGA
- the ctaD gene encoding aa3-type cytochrome oxidase subunit I: protein MVTDTGRADLRPPGARSRGAVLVDWLTTTDHKKIGHLYLITSFGFFLVGGVLALVMRAELARPGLQIVGPEQFNQAVTMHGTIMLLLFATPAFAGFANEIMPLQIGSPDVAFPRLNMLSYWFFLFGGLIVLGSFLTPDGGPSFGWTAYAPLNSLTRSPGTGPDLWIMGLALAGFGTILGAVNFITTVITLRAPGMTMFRMPVFTWNVLFTSILVLMAFPVLAAALLVLEADRQFGTVVFEAQWGGALLWQHLFWFFGHPEVYIIALPFFGIITEIIPVFSRKPIFGYVMLVGATMAITALSVMVWAHHMFATGAVLLPFFSLMSFLIAAPTGVKFFNWIGTMWHGSVSFETPMLWSVGFLVSFLFGGLTGVILASPPMDFHVTDTYFVVGHFHYVVFGTVVFATYAGFYFWWPKFTGKMLDERLGKIHFWTLFIGFHTTFLVQHWLGVEGMPRRYADYLAADGFTALNTLSTIGSFLLGLSTLPFLYNVWKTTRYGAKVTVDDPWGFGRSLEWATSSPPPRHNFTTLPKIRSESPAFDLHHPEVGQQPAPLPVPGTAGP, encoded by the coding sequence ATGGTTACGGACACCGGCCGGGCGGACCTGCGGCCTCCCGGGGCGCGGAGCCGCGGGGCGGTGCTGGTCGACTGGCTGACGACCACCGACCACAAGAAGATCGGCCACCTCTACCTGATCACGTCGTTCGGGTTCTTCCTGGTGGGCGGGGTGCTGGCGCTGGTGATGCGGGCCGAACTGGCCCGTCCGGGGCTGCAGATCGTCGGCCCCGAGCAGTTCAACCAGGCGGTGACCATGCACGGCACGATCATGCTGCTGCTGTTCGCCACGCCCGCCTTCGCCGGCTTCGCCAACGAGATCATGCCGCTGCAGATCGGCTCGCCGGACGTGGCCTTCCCGCGGCTGAACATGCTCTCGTACTGGTTCTTCCTCTTCGGCGGCCTGATCGTGCTGGGCAGCTTCCTCACCCCGGACGGCGGCCCCAGCTTCGGCTGGACGGCCTACGCGCCGCTGAACTCGCTGACCCGCTCCCCCGGCACCGGCCCCGATCTGTGGATCATGGGGCTGGCGCTGGCCGGCTTCGGCACCATCCTCGGCGCGGTCAACTTCATCACCACGGTGATCACGCTGCGGGCGCCCGGCATGACGATGTTCAGGATGCCGGTGTTCACCTGGAACGTCCTCTTCACCTCGATCCTGGTGCTGATGGCGTTCCCGGTGCTGGCGGCCGCGCTGCTGGTGCTGGAGGCGGACCGGCAGTTCGGGACGGTGGTGTTCGAGGCCCAGTGGGGCGGCGCACTGTTGTGGCAGCACCTGTTCTGGTTCTTCGGGCATCCCGAGGTCTACATCATCGCGCTGCCGTTCTTCGGCATCATCACGGAGATCATCCCGGTCTTCTCCCGCAAGCCGATCTTCGGGTACGTCATGCTGGTCGGCGCGACGATGGCCATCACGGCCCTGTCGGTGATGGTCTGGGCGCACCACATGTTCGCGACCGGGGCGGTGCTGCTGCCGTTCTTCTCCCTCATGTCGTTCCTGATCGCGGCGCCGACCGGGGTGAAGTTCTTCAACTGGATCGGCACCATGTGGCACGGCTCGGTGTCCTTCGAGACGCCGATGCTGTGGTCGGTCGGATTCCTGGTGAGCTTTCTGTTCGGCGGGCTGACCGGCGTCATCCTGGCCTCGCCGCCGATGGACTTCCACGTCACCGACACCTACTTCGTCGTCGGCCACTTCCACTACGTCGTCTTCGGGACGGTGGTGTTCGCGACGTACGCGGGCTTCTACTTCTGGTGGCCGAAATTCACCGGCAAGATGCTCGACGAACGCCTCGGGAAGATCCACTTCTGGACGCTGTTCATCGGCTTCCACACCACCTTCCTCGTCCAGCACTGGCTGGGGGTGGAGGGCATGCCGCGGCGCTACGCCGACTATCTGGCGGCCGACGGCTTCACGGCCCTGAACACCCTCTCCACCATCGGCTCCTTCCTGCTCGGGCTGTCCACCCTGCCCTTCCTCTACAACGTCTGGAAGACCACGCGCTACGGCGCCAAGGTCACGGTGGACGACCCCTGGGGCTTCGGCCGGTCCCTGGAGTGGGCGACCTCCTCACCGCCGCCGCGGCACAACTTCACGACCCTGCCGAAGATCCGCTCCGAGTCCCCGGCGTTCGATCTGCACCACCCGGAGGTGGGTCAGCAGCCGGCGCCGCTGCCAGTGCCCGGGACAGCCGGTCCCTGA
- a CDS encoding twin-arginine translocation signal domain-containing protein, whose amino-acid sequence MRPRRPVEARPVHTPVTVRSVLGHTCVTACVGAIAGLPSPVRAV is encoded by the coding sequence ATGCGGCCGCGGCGGCCCGTGGAAGCCCGGCCTGTGCATACCCCGGTGACCGTCCGGTCCGTCCTTGGTCACACTTGTGTCACAGCCTGCGTTGGTGCGATCGCCGGACTTCCGTCACCCGTACGCGCCGTGTGA
- a CDS encoding I78 family peptidase inhibitor → MADLPNLPDNPEDDIEAYVGLAQESAEERARARGWTTVRSLPPGAIITMEYLSGRLNFEVKDGTVHRSWQG, encoded by the coding sequence ATGGCTGACCTACCGAATCTTCCGGACAACCCCGAGGACGACATCGAGGCATATGTCGGCCTCGCGCAGGAGAGCGCCGAGGAGCGGGCCAGAGCGCGTGGCTGGACCACCGTCCGCTCCCTGCCGCCGGGCGCGATCATCACCATGGAGTACCTGTCCGGCCGGCTCAACTTCGAGGTCAAGGACGGCACGGTGCACCGCAGCTGGCAGGGCTGA
- a CDS encoding phosphatase PAP2 family protein, protein MRTDDKLDQMEERPTDRARPPRMTRTRLWLFWGTLAVYLAIVVGVLVTSWLVTFDWQVMFFRPYKQWPEIHAFLDYFVVLGQRGPTAVAVAAWLGWRCWRQRNLHPLLVLGASLLLLNITVGAAKLGMGRLGPHYATVVGANEMYLGGDIFPSGHTANAVVTWGVLAYLATTSLRRRTLSVIAALGALGVGMTTVYLGTHWVSDVLLGWAAGLLVLLAMPWLEPGITWFEDRLMGILLRLWLRLRPNSLRGPLPAGALAPGVSRQRIAPDGEVLVREAVPAGTGGRSAGHSPDSWPHHPARPYTIRSERAPVTPAGTRRPPHADRMPRTTPLSPSSWRGRNDGG, encoded by the coding sequence GTGCGTACCGATGACAAGCTCGACCAGATGGAGGAGCGCCCGACCGATCGCGCCCGACCACCCCGCATGACCCGGACCCGCCTGTGGCTGTTCTGGGGCACGCTGGCGGTGTACCTCGCGATCGTGGTCGGAGTGCTGGTCACTTCATGGCTGGTCACGTTCGACTGGCAAGTCATGTTCTTCAGGCCGTACAAGCAGTGGCCTGAGATCCATGCCTTCCTCGACTACTTCGTTGTACTGGGGCAGCGCGGGCCGACCGCGGTGGCCGTGGCGGCCTGGCTGGGCTGGCGCTGCTGGCGGCAGCGCAACCTCCACCCGCTGCTGGTGCTCGGCGCCTCGCTGCTGCTGCTGAACATCACCGTGGGCGCCGCCAAGCTCGGCATGGGCCGGCTCGGCCCGCACTACGCGACCGTGGTCGGCGCCAACGAGATGTACCTGGGCGGCGACATATTCCCCTCGGGCCACACCGCGAACGCCGTGGTCACCTGGGGCGTGCTGGCCTACCTCGCCACCACCTCGCTGCGCCGCCGCACGCTGTCGGTGATCGCCGCGCTCGGCGCGCTCGGCGTCGGGATGACCACCGTCTACCTCGGCACGCACTGGGTCAGCGATGTCCTGCTCGGCTGGGCCGCGGGGCTGTTGGTGCTGCTGGCGATGCCCTGGCTGGAGCCCGGCATCACCTGGTTCGAGGACCGGCTCATGGGCATCCTGCTGCGGCTGTGGCTGCGGCTGCGCCCCAATTCGCTGCGCGGCCCGCTGCCGGCCGGCGCGCTGGCTCCCGGGGTCTCCCGGCAGCGCATCGCGCCCGACGGCGAGGTGCTGGTGCGCGAGGCGGTCCCCGCCGGCACGGGCGGCCGCTCGGCCGGCCACTCCCCGGACAGCTGGCCGCACCACCCGGCACGGCCGTACACGATCCGCTCGGAGCGCGCCCCGGTCACCCCGGCCGGCACCCGGCGCCCGCCGCACGCGGACCGGATGCCCCGCACCACGCCGCTGAGCCCGTCCTCCTGGCGCGGCCGCAACGACGGCGGCTGA